The Desmonostoc muscorum LEGE 12446 genome includes a region encoding these proteins:
- a CDS encoding DUF192 domain-containing protein, translating into MTRWLSLLSILLGILLMGCSMPTTAIPSSPTSASETPAPENLGQKLPISAKAIVPNGTTIQLEVAKTPQQQAMGLMYRPALPDDQGMLFGFPSAQPVSFWMKNVPVALDMVFLQNGVVKYIQAGAPPCANEPCPTYGPSTLIDKVIELRSGRAAELNLKVGDTIKIEF; encoded by the coding sequence ATGACTCGTTGGCTAAGCTTGCTCTCGATATTGCTAGGTATTTTGCTGATGGGTTGTTCTATGCCAACAACAGCTATACCTTCGTCCCCCACATCTGCTTCTGAAACTCCAGCACCAGAAAATTTAGGTCAAAAACTACCAATTTCTGCTAAAGCCATTGTTCCCAATGGCACAACGATTCAGCTAGAAGTGGCAAAGACGCCACAACAGCAAGCAATGGGGTTGATGTATCGACCAGCTTTGCCAGATGACCAAGGAATGTTGTTTGGGTTCCCTTCAGCGCAACCAGTCAGTTTTTGGATGAAGAATGTACCTGTGGCTTTGGATATGGTATTTCTACAAAATGGTGTAGTTAAATATATTCAAGCTGGTGCGCCCCCTTGTGCTAATGAGCCTTGTCCCACCTATGGTCCAAGTACACTAATTGACAAGGTGATTGAACTTCGGTCTGGACGAGCTGCCGAGTTAAATTTAAAAGTCGGCGATACTATCAAAATTGAGTTTTGA
- a CDS encoding pyridoxal-phosphate-dependent aminotransferase family protein, which yields MNDKLMLMIPGPTPVPEAALLALAKHPIGHRTSEFSNILGEVTENLKWLHQTQSDVLMLNVSGTGAVEAGIINFLSPGDRILVGSNGKFGERWVEIGQAYGLNVEEVKVEWGKPLDPEVFAQKLQADTQKEIKAVIITHSETSTGVLNDLESINRHVKEHGEALIIVDAVTSLGAFNLPVDAWGLDVVASGSQKGYMIPPGLGFVSVSPKAWEAYKTAKLPKYYLDLGKYRKSAAKNTTPFTPPVNMIVALHTTLRIMKEEGLESIFARHQRLKNATRAAIKGLNLPLFAADSHASPAITSVAPQGIESDKIRSLMKKRFDIALAGGQDHLSNKIFRIGHLGFVSDRDILSCIASLEVTLRELGYEDFAPGGGVAAAAKVFTE from the coding sequence ATGAACGATAAGCTGATGCTGATGATTCCTGGTCCAACCCCAGTGCCAGAAGCTGCCTTACTGGCATTGGCCAAGCATCCGATTGGACACCGGACTAGTGAATTTAGCAACATCTTGGGAGAAGTGACGGAAAACCTCAAGTGGCTGCACCAAACTCAAAGTGATGTGCTGATGCTGAATGTCAGTGGTACGGGTGCTGTAGAAGCTGGCATAATTAATTTTCTCTCTCCAGGCGATCGCATTTTAGTTGGTTCTAACGGCAAATTTGGCGAACGTTGGGTAGAAATCGGTCAAGCCTACGGTTTGAATGTAGAAGAAGTTAAGGTTGAATGGGGAAAACCTTTAGATCCAGAAGTATTTGCCCAAAAACTCCAAGCAGATACCCAAAAGGAAATCAAGGCTGTCATCATCACCCACAGCGAAACCTCGACGGGTGTGCTAAATGACCTAGAAAGCATCAACCGCCATGTCAAAGAACACGGTGAAGCTTTAATTATCGTTGATGCTGTGACTAGCTTGGGTGCGTTCAATTTACCCGTGGATGCTTGGGGCTTGGATGTAGTCGCCTCTGGTTCCCAGAAAGGTTATATGATCCCACCAGGATTGGGTTTTGTCTCTGTTAGCCCTAAAGCTTGGGAAGCTTACAAAACCGCAAAATTACCGAAATATTATTTGGATTTAGGCAAATATCGGAAATCGGCAGCCAAAAATACAACTCCATTTACTCCTCCTGTGAACATGATCGTAGCGCTGCACACCACGTTGCGAATCATGAAAGAAGAAGGCTTAGAGTCAATATTTGCTCGACACCAACGGCTGAAAAATGCTACCCGCGCTGCCATTAAAGGATTGAACTTACCCCTGTTTGCAGCAGACAGTCACGCTAGTCCAGCGATTACATCTGTAGCGCCACAGGGAATTGAATCGGATAAGATTCGGTCATTGATGAAAAAGCGCTTTGATATTGCTTTAGCAGGCGGTCAAGACCATCTGAGCAATAAAATTTTCCGCATAGGTCACTTGGGTTTTGTGAGCGATCGCGATATCCTCAGCTGCATAGCATCCTTAGAAGTTACCTTAAGAGAACTTGGCTATGAAGACTTCGCCCCTGGAGGTGGTGTGGCAGCAGCAGCTAAAGTGTTTACAGAATAG
- the nblR gene encoding response regulator transcription factor NblR: MTVAQSPCVLVIETDDNLANQLACDLQEAGYESILAHDATSGLQHCRDRQPALIVLDRMLAGESGLSLCKNLRSTGMRSPVLILMARDTVDDRVACLEAGADDYILKPYRSEDFLKLIRLYLKPDVDTTEQLRFGDLILDIATRRAIHNGRAIDLTMKEFELLKFLMEHPREVLTREQILENVWGYDFLGESNVIEVYIRYLRLKIEDEGQKRLIQTVRGVGYVLRES; the protein is encoded by the coding sequence ATGACTGTTGCTCAAAGTCCCTGTGTTTTGGTGATTGAGACCGATGATAACTTAGCAAATCAGCTTGCTTGCGATTTGCAAGAAGCCGGCTATGAATCAATTTTGGCTCATGATGCGACTAGTGGGTTGCAACACTGCCGCGATCGCCAGCCTGCTTTAATTGTTTTAGACCGGATGCTCGCAGGAGAATCAGGACTCTCATTGTGCAAAAATCTGAGAAGCACTGGTATGCGATCGCCTGTGTTGATTTTAATGGCAAGGGATACAGTTGACGATCGCGTAGCTTGTCTAGAAGCTGGAGCTGATGACTACATCCTCAAGCCTTACCGCTCAGAAGACTTTTTGAAGTTAATTCGCCTCTACTTAAAACCCGATGTGGATACCACGGAGCAATTACGCTTTGGGGATCTAATTTTAGACATAGCAACTCGCCGTGCAATACACAACGGACGGGCAATTGACTTGACAATGAAGGAATTTGAACTATTAAAATTCTTAATGGAACATCCCCGTGAGGTGTTAACCCGCGAACAAATTCTAGAAAATGTTTGGGGTTACGACTTTCTGGGTGAATCGAATGTAATTGAAGTATACATTCGCTACTTACGCCTGAAAATCGAAGATGAAGGACAAAAGCGCCTCATACAAACAGTGCGCGGCGTCGGGTACGTTTTGAGAGAATCCTAG
- a CDS encoding Npun_F0296 family exosortase-dependent surface protein, which yields MFIKKIACITVLSLSAISSLIYAGSAQAISFNVTTGIAGPNGETSQGAFSEFSQLPGTTTINFNNGQAPTTGFAKYSFETGQNSSVRSDVWAPAGANGEVNNTNYLAVFSGDKVTINLNSYLNYFGIDWGAISSGNVFSFYNGDTLIKSFTTEDVNPVAPIHASQHGGEGNGYLHFYSDSSNDIFNKIVITQAGGGGFESDNHSFHAGTERFTGFDPESVPEPSITLGMLAVGSMFLRKRKNEKLQSVK from the coding sequence ATGTTTATCAAAAAAATTGCTTGCATTACTGTTCTATCCTTATCTGCAATCTCGTCATTGATTTATGCAGGCTCAGCCCAGGCTATTTCCTTCAATGTGACCACAGGGATTGCAGGCCCTAATGGAGAAACTAGCCAAGGTGCTTTTTCTGAGTTTAGTCAGCTTCCGGGTACGACAACTATTAACTTCAATAATGGTCAAGCACCAACTACTGGTTTTGCTAAGTATTCATTTGAAACAGGTCAAAACAGCAGTGTTAGGTCAGATGTATGGGCACCTGCCGGTGCAAATGGAGAAGTCAATAACACTAACTATTTGGCAGTTTTCAGCGGCGATAAAGTCACAATTAACCTTAATAGTTACCTCAATTATTTCGGTATTGACTGGGGAGCTATCAGTTCCGGTAACGTTTTTTCGTTCTACAATGGCGATACTTTGATTAAATCATTTACAACTGAGGATGTTAACCCAGTTGCTCCAATTCATGCGTCACAGCATGGCGGTGAAGGCAATGGCTACCTTCACTTCTACTCAGATAGTAGCAACGATATTTTCAATAAGATTGTCATCACCCAAGCAGGTGGCGGTGGATTTGAAAGCGACAACCATTCTTTCCATGCAGGAACCGAGAGATTTACAGGTTTTGATCCCGAGTCTGTTCCTGAGCCTAGTATTACCTTAGGTATGCTGGCTGTAGGTAGTATGTTTCTACGGAAGCGCAAGAACGAGAAGTTGCAAAGCGTAAAGTAA
- a CDS encoding DUF2949 domain-containing protein: MTIHSAPGGEIQMSPSKYSRLINFLQEDLAISTASLAVALRHREQDPGPLPMILWQYGLITLEQLEQIYDWLETA, translated from the coding sequence ATGACAATACACTCTGCACCAGGAGGTGAAATACAAATGTCACCATCAAAATATTCTCGACTTATTAATTTTTTGCAAGAAGATTTGGCAATTTCCACAGCTTCACTAGCGGTGGCGCTTCGTCATCGGGAGCAAGATCCAGGTCCTTTGCCAATGATTCTTTGGCAGTATGGCTTGATTACTCTAGAGCAGTTAGAGCAAATTTATGATTGGCTAGAGACGGCATAA
- a CDS encoding folate/biopterin family MFS transporter, protein MLIQSSGLSKVKDSVTEKIFLGNQPNAELIAILAVYFVQGILGLSRLAVSFFLKDELLLSPVQVSALLGITFLPWMIKPVFGFISDGLPIFGYRRRPYLILSGILGTVSWVSMATIVHTSWAATVAIALSSLSVAMSDVIVDSLVVERARGESQAKAGSLQSLCWGASAIGGLITAYFSGLLLQYFTTYTVFWITASFPLIVSGVAWLIAESPIGKDAKDTNQTNSVTIKHQLGQLRQALSQKTIWLPTLFIFIWQATPSADSAFFYFTTNELHFEPEFLGRVHLVTSFASLAGVWIFQRFLKSIPFRVIFTWSAVLSSILGMTMMLLVTHTNRLLGIDDHWFSLGDSLILSVMGKIAFMQVMVLAARLCPSGVEATLFALLMSVFNLGGSVSHAFGALITHWLGITATNFDLLWLLVLITNLSTLLPLPFVSWLPNAEDKIQTSKDEQQAFLPDLIPDLVVREPESGVVE, encoded by the coding sequence ATGTTGATTCAATCATCTGGCTTGTCCAAGGTAAAAGATTCAGTCACAGAAAAAATCTTTTTGGGCAATCAACCAAATGCTGAGTTAATTGCAATTCTGGCAGTATACTTTGTCCAAGGAATTTTAGGGCTATCGCGTCTAGCTGTAAGCTTTTTCCTCAAAGATGAATTGCTATTAAGTCCAGTACAGGTATCGGCTCTATTGGGAATTACCTTCCTACCTTGGATGATTAAGCCAGTGTTTGGTTTTATCTCTGATGGCTTACCGATATTTGGCTATCGCAGGCGTCCTTATTTGATTTTATCCGGGATACTCGGAACTGTTTCCTGGGTAAGTATGGCAACAATAGTTCATACTAGCTGGGCAGCTACAGTAGCGATCGCTCTTAGTTCTCTCTCTGTTGCAATGAGTGATGTGATAGTTGACTCACTGGTTGTGGAACGAGCTAGAGGCGAATCACAAGCGAAAGCTGGTTCACTACAATCTCTGTGTTGGGGTGCTTCTGCGATCGGAGGTTTGATAACAGCATACTTTAGCGGTCTGCTCCTGCAATACTTTACTACCTACACTGTCTTTTGGATTACCGCCTCATTTCCTTTGATTGTTTCAGGGGTAGCTTGGTTAATTGCTGAGTCTCCCATTGGCAAAGATGCTAAAGACACTAATCAAACTAACTCTGTAACAATCAAACATCAACTGGGGCAACTACGCCAAGCCCTGAGCCAAAAAACAATTTGGCTACCAACACTATTTATCTTCATCTGGCAAGCTACTCCAAGTGCCGATTCAGCCTTTTTCTACTTCACTACCAACGAACTACACTTTGAACCAGAATTTTTAGGACGGGTGCATTTGGTGACAAGTTTCGCTTCTTTAGCAGGTGTTTGGATTTTTCAACGTTTCCTCAAAAGCATTCCTTTTCGTGTGATTTTTACTTGGAGTGCCGTTCTTTCCTCAATTTTGGGGATGACGATGATGTTGTTAGTAACTCACACTAATCGGCTCTTGGGTATAGATGACCACTGGTTTAGTTTGGGTGATAGTCTTATTCTCTCTGTGATGGGGAAAATTGCCTTTATGCAAGTGATGGTGCTAGCAGCAAGGCTGTGTCCTTCTGGAGTAGAAGCAACATTATTTGCCTTGTTAATGTCAGTGTTCAATTTAGGAGGAAGCGTTTCCCATGCATTTGGGGCATTAATTACCCATTGGCTGGGAATTACAGCAACGAACTTTGATTTGCTTTGGCTGTTGGTGCTAATTACTAACCTCAGTACGCTGTTACCTCTACCATTTGTCAGCTGGTTACCTAATGCTGAAGATAAAATTCAGACATCAAAGGATGAGCAACAAGCATTTTTGCCGGATTTAATACCTGATTTAGTAGTCAGAGAACCAGAGTCAGGAGTAGTTGAGTAA
- a CDS encoding anhydro-N-acetylmuramic acid kinase, with product MHPTEEIGFPTRVIGLISGTSVDGIDAALVEISGKELDLKIELLAGETYPYPVQLRERILELCAGVAISMAELAEIDDAIAFAFAQAAQNIQNGHQAANLIGSHGQTVYHRPVGKSGMGNGEWGIGKKNTPYSPLGYSLQLGRGALIAHLTGITTVSNFRAADIAIGGHGAPLVPRVDAYLLSHPQEGRCIQNIGGIGNVAYIPPRHGDWLSKIRAWDTGPGNSLLDLAVQHLSAGAKTYDENGSWAASGTPCYPLVDQWLRQDYFHLPPPKSTGRELFGVTYLEQCLKDAQVYQLNSADILATLTELTAASITHSYQTFLPEMPQGVLLCGGGSRNLYLKQRLQLLLASIPVLTTDEVGLSADFKEAIAFGVLAYWRHLGIPGNLPTATGAPGEVLLGEIHQG from the coding sequence ATGCATCCGACTGAAGAAATTGGTTTCCCTACTCGCGTTATCGGTTTAATTAGTGGCACATCTGTAGATGGCATAGACGCTGCCTTAGTAGAGATTTCTGGTAAAGAATTGGATCTGAAAATTGAGTTGCTAGCTGGGGAAACATACCCCTATCCGGTTCAACTCAGAGAAAGAATATTAGAACTTTGTGCAGGCGTTGCCATATCGATGGCAGAATTGGCAGAAATAGATGATGCGATCGCCTTTGCCTTTGCCCAAGCTGCCCAAAATATTCAAAATGGTCACCAGGCGGCTAATTTAATTGGCTCCCACGGTCAGACAGTTTATCATCGACCAGTTGGGAAATCGGGAATGGGGAATGGGGAATGGGGAATAGGAAAGAAAAATACTCCCTACTCCCCACTGGGCTACAGTCTCCAACTAGGGCGCGGTGCCTTAATTGCTCATCTGACAGGCATTACAACTGTGAGTAACTTCCGGGCTGCTGATATCGCCATTGGTGGTCATGGTGCGCCTCTGGTTCCTAGAGTCGATGCCTATTTACTCAGCCATCCCCAGGAAGGACGTTGTATTCAAAACATTGGTGGTATTGGTAATGTTGCTTATATTCCGCCTCGGCATGGCGACTGGCTGTCAAAAATTCGTGCTTGGGATACTGGCCCAGGAAACAGTCTGTTGGATCTGGCAGTGCAGCATTTAAGCGCTGGTGCTAAAACTTACGATGAAAATGGTAGTTGGGCAGCGAGTGGTACTCCTTGCTATCCATTGGTAGACCAATGGCTCAGGCAAGACTACTTTCATTTGCCACCGCCTAAATCCACTGGTCGAGAGTTATTCGGTGTGACATACCTGGAACAGTGTTTAAAAGATGCCCAAGTATACCAACTCAATTCTGCTGACATATTGGCAACTCTCACGGAACTTACAGCTGCTTCAATTACTCATAGTTACCAAACTTTTTTACCAGAAATGCCACAGGGGGTACTGTTATGCGGCGGCGGTAGTCGTAATCTTTATTTGAAGCAGAGATTACAGTTATTATTAGCATCAATACCAGTCTTGACTACAGATGAAGTCGGCTTGAGTGCAGATTTTAAAGAAGCGATCGCCTTTGGAGTTTTAGCCTACTGGCGACATTTGGGTATTCCCGGTAACCTACCTACTGCCACTGGGGCACCCGGTGAAGTTCTTTTAGGAGAAATTCACCAAGGTTAG